CGGTATCCGAGAGGAATCAGACTTGGGGAGCATCCGAAACATCGTGCTGGCTGCCATGCCAAGACACCGCGATATTTTACTGTAGAAAACTGTTTCGTCCTATGCAGGGAACGTTTGGCTACGCTTTGCACAAGCCTCATTCTTTAGGGTGAGGTAGTTGACTGCTGTCCCCTTTCACTTCGTTTGCCGAAGGTCAAGAACGGCTTCATAGTGTTTGGTTATCTGACCGTCGTACTTTGTCTCAATGAGATTGGCAATCCCCTCAAACAGACGATACCTATTTTCGTCCGACAACGCGATGTGCCCTGAATACGTACCTAAGAGTTTGATGTACTGCTCAGATGAATACGTTTGCGTCCATGGGTAGACGCGTTTAATTGGATTTTGAAAGGCTTCCACGCCGGGAAAGTTTGTGGCGTGTGTAGGGCGACTTGTGGTCAGCGGCGCGTAATATTTATCGTAGAGAGTCTGGCTTTCCGCAAAAAATCCCTCATCTTTTCTGACATGCTGATTGGAGAAAACGGCAAGGAAACCCTTTGATTTAAGCACTTCGGATGCCTTCAAATATCTCACTTTTGGATCTACCCAATGAAAGGCGGTGGCAGAAATAATGAGATTGAATTTGTCCTCCGGTTTCCATGTCTCAAACGCCTCTGTCATAAACGAAACATTTGGAAAATCCCTTAATTTTTCCCTCGCAACTGCGATCAGGTCGGCCCCGATATCCAAGCAGACTAATTCATATCCGCGTTCTGCAAAAGGTCGGGTCGCTTTTCCGGTGCCGCATCCGACTTCAAGGATTCTGCTGTGATCGCTGAGTCCAGAGATGTCTATGACTTCCTGGATCAGTTCTTCAGGGTAACCGGGTCGGACATCTTCATAGAGCGTTGGGGCGGTATTGAATGTAGTTTTGAGGTTGGTATCCGCCATAGGGTTCTCCGTTTATGGTGAATTATGAAAATAGATAGTTGCCTCAGTGAGCGGCGAATGGGAAAAGGTATTCCACCGTTAGCGAAGTTTTCCAAAGGAGATACCCAAGCGAAACACCTCGCCTATCTTTTGGTGTACAAGTAAGTGTATATTTTATCACAGTTACATATATAACACTATCAACAATTTGGGAATTAGCGGAAAATTTAGCACATTGGTTTGAAATTTCCAATGCTTGCTTTAATGATTTCAGGTGAAGTATGAAAGTAACGTAAATGGCATTGTGTTCAGTTCGGTGGTTTCCTTTGATTTCTTCTGTCGCGAGCGGGTATAATTTGTTGAGTATTTTCTTGATGCTTGCCTATTTTTTGTCCATCTGATATACTATTCAAATCCAGTTTTGGGTGGCACTGCGAAGTATACCGCCCGGTGTCTGCCATCCTCCCACTTTCGCAAGAGGATAAATAGACTGGGCTGGGAAATCTGATGACCAATAAGTCCTATTTTTTCGAGAAATCAATACAACAGAAAGTAAGTCGGGACACAGAAATAGAATCTTCACCCTTGACGAATTCCATACCTTTCTAAGATGAGGAGTCCCTATGCCTGAAAATCGCTCTCCAATCGTGGAAGAAAATTATCGTTTTTATCACACCTCTTGTCTTGATATGTCGGAATGTGAGGATAATTCTATCGTCCTGACAATTACTTCTCCGCCTTACTGGAACGCTATTGACTATGATACCCACACCGGTGATAATGAAGCGTGGTATAGGGAGCGGAACTATGACGGACTTGGTAAAACTTATGAGGATTGGCTCGCAACACTGAAAAAAGTATTCTCTGAAGTCTATCGGGTTACAATTGACGGTGGATTTTGTGCTATCGTTATTGGGACAATCCTTCACAAAGGTAAGCACTATCCGGCACCATTTGATTTAACAAGTCAATTGAACCGTACAGACTGGCACTTCCATCAAGATATAATATGGAATAAAGTCACCGGCGGTGTGAGGCGTGCTGGCTCATTTATCCAGCACCAGAAGCCCGGTTACTACTACCCGAACATAATGACCGAATATATACTCATATTCCGTAAAGGCGATAAACCCAGATATGGTTCGCAGCCTACGCTTCCAATAGACGATGTCTTTAAACGTGATATAGCCAACTCGATTTGGCATATCGCACCCGTACCACCGAAAACGATCGACCACCCGTGTCCCTTCCCCGATGAACTCGTCCGACGCTTGGTGCTCCTCTATTCTGAAGAGGGTGATGAAATACTTGACCCATTTTTGGGCAGCGGGCAAACCGCTCGGGGTGCCTTGAGGTTCAAACGCAAATGTGTCGGATACGAGATAGAATCCAAATATATTGAATTAACGTGTCAACGTCTGTATGAAGAACCGCGACGGAAATATCACCTGCTACCGAAGGTAGAAAAACAGGAAGTCAGATCTGAAGATCAACTGGTGCTGTTTGAGTCGTAAACACAAGGGGGCAGAACAGTGGCACAAAACGAGCAAATGTTTTTGTTCCGAGAGACAGAAACAAACAGAGAAACGGCGACCTTCGAGATAG
This DNA window, taken from Candidatus Poribacteria bacterium, encodes the following:
- a CDS encoding class I SAM-dependent methyltransferase, whose product is MADTNLKTTFNTAPTLYEDVRPGYPEELIQEVIDISGLSDHSRILEVGCGTGKATRPFAERGYELVCLDIGADLIAVAREKLRDFPNVSFMTEAFETWKPEDKFNLIISATAFHWVDPKVRYLKASEVLKSKGFLAVFSNQHVRKDEGFFAESQTLYDKYYAPLTTSRPTHATNFPGVEAFQNPIKRVYPWTQTYSSEQYIKLLGTYSGHIALSDENRYRLFEGIANLIETKYDGQITKHYEAVLDLRQTK
- a CDS encoding site-specific DNA-methyltransferase, coding for MPENRSPIVEENYRFYHTSCLDMSECEDNSIVLTITSPPYWNAIDYDTHTGDNEAWYRERNYDGLGKTYEDWLATLKKVFSEVYRVTIDGGFCAIVIGTILHKGKHYPAPFDLTSQLNRTDWHFHQDIIWNKVTGGVRRAGSFIQHQKPGYYYPNIMTEYILIFRKGDKPRYGSQPTLPIDDVFKRDIANSIWHIAPVPPKTIDHPCPFPDELVRRLVLLYSEEGDEILDPFLGSGQTARGALRFKRKCVGYEIESKYIELTCQRLYEEPRRKYHLLPKVEKQEVRSEDQLVLFES